A portion of the bacterium genome contains these proteins:
- a CDS encoding glycosyltransferase family 2 protein, which yields MASNGHANASQPANGGGRVTSIARWLSRKKQPQAQPAPKVSVVMPVYNAESTLAECLTRLHQSSFGDFETIMVDDGSTDGSRAIAAGFPVKIVPSSGRVGPAAARNLGARVATGDILFFIDSDVMVRPDTLDLLARGFEGGEIDGFCGVQAAEMRHRNLPSQYKNIWMRWTYLRKTGDVPLFYTTAAAIRRETFLRVGGFDAAYGTPSVEDTAFGQKLARLGVRVRVHPELEVEHVKRYSLWGLLKVDFMRAASMVRLKLRHPNDLGQNNSSVPGGFIASIPLTGIAALLLVAGAIFGSWIVAGLGALAALGVVALNTGFLGAIRESDGLVRAIASIPLLWLELLVSGLGAAVGFATYPFGRRY from the coding sequence ATGGCTTCCAACGGACACGCCAACGCATCCCAGCCCGCCAACGGCGGCGGCCGCGTCACCAGCATCGCCCGCTGGCTGTCGCGCAAGAAGCAGCCGCAGGCGCAGCCGGCCCCGAAGGTGTCGGTCGTGATGCCGGTCTACAACGCCGAGTCGACGCTGGCGGAGTGCCTCACGCGGCTGCACCAGTCGAGCTTCGGCGACTTCGAGACCATCATGGTCGACGACGGCTCCACCGACGGCTCGCGCGCCATCGCCGCGGGCTTCCCGGTGAAGATCGTCCCCTCGTCGGGACGCGTCGGCCCGGCCGCGGCGCGCAACCTCGGCGCGCGCGTGGCCACCGGCGACATCCTCTTCTTCATCGACTCCGACGTCATGGTCCGTCCCGACACGCTCGATCTCCTCGCCCGCGGCTTCGAGGGCGGCGAGATCGACGGCTTCTGCGGCGTGCAGGCGGCGGAGATGCGCCACCGCAACCTCCCGAGCCAGTACAAGAACATCTGGATGCGCTGGACGTACCTGCGCAAGACCGGCGACGTGCCGCTGTTCTACACCACCGCCGCTGCGATCCGCCGCGAGACCTTCCTGCGCGTCGGCGGATTCGACGCCGCCTACGGTACGCCGAGCGTCGAGGACACCGCCTTCGGCCAGAAGCTCGCCCGGCTCGGCGTCCGGGTGCGCGTGCATCCCGAGCTCGAGGTCGAGCACGTGAAGCGGTACTCGCTCTGGGGCCTGCTGAAGGTCGACTTCATGCGCGCGGCGTCGATGGTGCGCCTGAAGCTGCGCCATCCGAACGACCTCGGGCAGAACAACAGCTCGGTCCCGGGCGGCTTCATCGCCAGCATCCCGCTCACCGGGATCGCGGCGCTGCTGCTCGTCGCCGGGGCGATCTTCGGCTCGTGGATCGTCGCCGGCCTCGGCGCGCTCGCGGCGCTCGGCGTCGTGGCCCTCAACACCGGCTTCCTCGGGGCGATCCGCGAGTCGGACGGCCTCGTGCGCGCCATCGCCTCGATCCCGCTGCTCTGGCTCGAGCTGCTGGTCTCGGGCCTCGGCGCGGCCGTGGGCTTCGCCACCTATCCCTTCGGCCGCCGCTACTGA
- a CDS encoding radical SAM protein, translated as MGYLDYLQHGKKMFRKKGELPVYLVQFITDACNAKCKHCLLADGAHPGWEEPSMTYRKQELSLEELEKITASYGKGSLMFLLPTGGEPFLRKDIGEIVKIWHKNTGVRNVGIPSNGSTTARTVAIVKDLVESCPDLDLHIDISLDGVGELHDEIRVFPGLFKRSIETYKALRELEKHYKNFSVQVETTVSKHNEDVLIENYEWFRTHLDVDTVFTLLTRGSPKEPLAKFFDVEKYQAYADHMEREYKSGSLSGYDHFPFADFINAKRIVRHNLIAKIARENTYQIPCYAGNLGGALFANGDVYPCELLIDRKLGNVREADYDFKRIWFSPAADATRKFIRESKCFCTYECFLTVNILFNPLMMPAVLKEWSSLKMRKMWRKLTGHQPVPRAQLGTCGTGAPDAASTNPAPAPARANA; from the coding sequence ATGGGTTACCTCGACTACCTGCAGCACGGGAAGAAGATGTTCCGCAAGAAGGGCGAGCTTCCCGTGTACCTGGTGCAGTTCATCACCGACGCCTGCAACGCGAAGTGCAAGCACTGCCTGCTGGCGGACGGCGCCCACCCGGGGTGGGAAGAGCCGTCGATGACGTACCGCAAGCAGGAGCTGTCGCTCGAGGAGCTCGAGAAGATCACCGCCAGCTACGGCAAGGGCAGCCTGATGTTCCTCTTGCCGACGGGGGGCGAGCCGTTCCTGCGCAAGGACATCGGCGAGATCGTCAAGATTTGGCACAAGAACACCGGGGTGCGGAACGTCGGCATCCCGTCGAACGGCTCGACCACGGCGCGCACGGTGGCGATCGTGAAGGACCTGGTGGAGAGCTGCCCGGACCTCGACCTGCACATCGACATCTCGCTCGACGGGGTGGGCGAGCTGCACGACGAGATCCGCGTCTTCCCGGGCCTCTTCAAGCGCTCGATCGAGACCTACAAGGCGCTGCGCGAGCTCGAGAAGCACTACAAGAACTTCTCGGTGCAGGTGGAGACGACGGTCTCCAAGCACAACGAGGACGTGCTGATCGAGAACTACGAGTGGTTCCGCACGCACCTCGACGTCGACACGGTCTTCACGCTGCTCACGCGCGGGTCGCCGAAGGAGCCGCTGGCGAAGTTCTTCGACGTCGAGAAGTACCAGGCGTACGCGGACCACATGGAGCGGGAGTACAAGTCGGGGTCACTGAGCGGCTACGACCACTTCCCGTTCGCGGACTTCATCAACGCGAAGCGGATCGTGCGGCACAATCTGATTGCGAAGATCGCGCGCGAGAACACGTACCAGATTCCGTGCTACGCCGGGAACCTCGGCGGGGCGCTGTTCGCGAACGGCGACGTGTATCCGTGCGAGCTGCTGATCGACCGCAAGCTCGGGAACGTGCGCGAGGCGGACTACGACTTCAAGCGGATCTGGTTCAGCCCCGCGGCGGACGCGACGCGGAAGTTCATCCGCGAGTCGAAGTGCTTCTGCACGTACGAGTGCTTCCTCACGGTGAACATCCTGTTCAACCCGCTGATGATGCCGGCGGTGCTGAAGGAGTGGTCGAGCCTCAAGATGCGCAAGATGTGGCGCAAGCTCACCGGCCACCAGCCCGTGCCCCGGGCGCAGCTCGGCACCTGCGGAACCGGAGCACCGGACGCCGCTTCCACCAACCCGGCGCCGGCACCGGCTCGCGCCAACGCCTGA
- a CDS encoding glycosyltransferase family 2 protein, which yields MFRGKRITVVIPCYNEEEGVRTVIEQMPPIVDEILVVDNASTDRTAEVARELGARVVHESRKGYGRAYRTGFEKARGDIIVTMDGDGTYPPNSIPLLLTVLLEEKVDFMTARRWRSKNDNSKSPLRLLGNAILSSVTMVLYRRFLIDSQSGMWVFRRDILQKIDPQSDGMALSQELKILAFTHPDIVCLEMPIYYGERVGESKLNLWRDGFGNLWHLFSMRFTLRSRQRAMTQITPLTPVAREEESVEEPRARQAP from the coding sequence ATGTTCCGCGGCAAGCGCATCACCGTCGTCATCCCCTGCTACAACGAAGAAGAGGGCGTCCGCACCGTCATCGAGCAGATGCCCCCGATCGTCGACGAGATCCTCGTCGTCGACAACGCCTCGACCGACCGCACCGCCGAGGTCGCCCGCGAGCTCGGCGCCCGCGTCGTCCACGAGAGCCGCAAGGGCTACGGCCGCGCCTACCGCACCGGCTTCGAGAAGGCGCGCGGCGACATCATCGTCACCATGGACGGCGACGGCACCTACCCGCCGAACTCGATCCCGCTGCTCCTCACCGTGCTGCTCGAGGAGAAGGTCGACTTCATGACCGCGCGCCGCTGGCGGTCGAAGAACGACAACTCGAAGAGCCCGCTGCGTCTCCTCGGCAACGCGATCCTCTCCAGCGTCACCATGGTCCTCTACCGCCGCTTCCTCATCGACTCGCAGTCGGGGATGTGGGTCTTCCGCCGCGACATCCTGCAGAAGATCGACCCGCAGTCGGACGGCATGGCGCTCTCGCAGGAGCTCAAGATCCTCGCCTTCACCCACCCGGACATCGTCTGCCTCGAGATGCCGATCTACTACGGCGAGCGCGTCGGCGAGTCGAAGCTGAACCTCTGGCGCGACGGCTTCGGCAACCTCTGGCACCTCTTCAGCATGCGCTTCACGCTGCGCAGCCGGCAGCGCGCGATGACCCAGATCACGCCGCTGACGCCGGTGGCGCGCGAGGAGGAGTCGGTCGAGGAGCCGCGGGCGCGTCAGGCACCCTGA